A region of bacterium DNA encodes the following proteins:
- a CDS encoding DinB family protein — protein MDEDFLNEFRQTIESAEKKLLAISEAQSEIRLAPEKWSARELLGHLIDSAGNNHHRFVLAQLSEDLVFPSYDQDKWVEVQKYQQASWPLLVQLWKAYNLHLLHVMTVTPDETLRKRRSKHNLYEIAWRPVEKRVPISLKYLMRDYLYHLQHHLNQIFALSAAHS, from the coding sequence ATGGATGAAGATTTTTTGAACGAATTTCGCCAAACCATCGAGTCAGCGGAAAAGAAGCTGCTGGCCATTTCAGAAGCGCAGAGTGAGATTCGCCTGGCGCCGGAGAAGTGGTCGGCGCGCGAGCTGCTGGGCCATTTGATCGATTCCGCCGGCAACAATCACCATCGTTTCGTGCTGGCCCAGCTTTCGGAAGATCTGGTGTTCCCGAGCTATGATCAGGACAAGTGGGTGGAGGTGCAAAAGTATCAGCAGGCTTCCTGGCCGCTGCTGGTGCAGCTTTGGAAGGCCTACAACCTGCACTTGCTGCATGTGATGACGGTGACGCCCGATGAAACGCTGCGCAAAAGAAGAAGCAAGCACAACTTGTATGAGATTGCCTGGCGGCCGGTGGAAAAGCGCGTGCCCATCAGTTTGAAATACCTCATGCGCGACTATTTGTATCACTTGCAGCATCACCTCAATCAGATCTTCGCGCTCAGCGCCGCGCATTCCTGA